The nucleotide sequence GGTTGGCATTGAAAGTTGAATCATATTTATGAGATTGCAACCGAACATGATAGagtttaaataaaaaggaaataggtGAATGAAAATCCTAGGCTATCTGAGATTGTAACCATTCAGTTCATGTTTCTACTTCAAGGCACATGGggaatatagatatataaatttacatGAACTGTCATTAGTCTGATTCTGCTTTTTAGGAAAAACATGAGCCGTGTAGGTGTAGAGATGATGGTCagtccttttctttctttgaatggGACCAATGTTGCATCATTACTGTTATCAGTCTCTCTGCTGTCATCTTCATCAATGTTAGGTgtggtttttcttttaatatctGTGGACTGATTgccaatttcctttttctttttttctttcagatAGAACTAACGTTTTCTTTATACTCCATTCTTTTGCTGAGAAGACACAGGAAGAGAACATTTTTAAGCTGGAGCATTATCTTAGAATTGTTTATGGCTGATGAAAAGATTATCTTATGGAGTTATGATTCCCAAAGCTTGATATCgaattttttgttattgtcTTGGTCTTTGGCACTTTGGCACTTGCTAGTCTACCGGAATCTTTGCAACTTGTTGACTCGGGTGTATCAACATTTGGATTTAACTGCCAGCCTTTGGCCGGTCCAAGCTGGGGGGGTGGGGGCGGGTGGGTGGTGGTCAAACATAGAGGAAAATATCACCGAATGAACCCCAGTTATGTGGGGTCAGATTGGATTAAATGCACTTGAAATCTGGGTTCCTAGCATGGTCTGGGAAGCTTCCTCCAAGAAACCGGTCCAATTTAAGGGCCAACACATTTAATAGATGGCCATTATTAATTGTCTTCTGCGTGACTGCACTGCAACCTGTTTGAATGTTTTTTCGTTTAGTAAATTGGTATTGATACCAAACAATCAATTATAGTCACTGACACAGCCTTTTTGTTCCTCCATTTTCATCCTTCGCTGATTCAAGCTTGCCTCTGTGGGGTTCTCACAAGCACTGGTTGTCGCATCGGATTACAGGGACATATGCAATGGTCTGCTCTCTTTCATATTGATATTGCCTGTTCTGGTTCATTAGGTCCTCGTGATTTTAAAACATGTACCTATCCTGAGAAGCTTTCTTAAATGTAAAAACACTTCTCCAATAATTCTGATGCTAAGGTTGTATGCATTGGTATTTCCGAAATCCTAGCTTATCAACTTTGGATtaatgttgttaatatattcTATATGTGGGAacatttgaacaattttttctcCAGGAAAAGAGATAAGAATGTCcgttgtgtgtgtgtttttcgCTGCCAGACAACACCTTGGAATGAATTATTAACCGATTCTGGACATCCTATGTGGAAAATCAACAAGATTGCAGAAACAAAATAACTTATCTTTGGTTGTCTCTTTTCTGGAAAACCTTCTGTTCACCCCAAGTATTTTAACTTCGTTCTTAGCTGTCTATCTTATTATAAGGAGTTCCCATTATTTAAATCGAACTATAAATTAATTGTAGAATAGCGTTTTCAACATGAAAGAGCAGGATTCATTCACATTATCTTATGATAATGACATATAGGCAAGCGACAATTAAtactataaaattaaaaataaaaaatagctaAAAGGCTTTGTCTTATGTTCATGTGATGAGGGGGCACACAGCTTGAGGGTATCCAAGTTG is from Vitis riparia cultivar Riparia Gloire de Montpellier isolate 1030 chromosome 10, EGFV_Vit.rip_1.0, whole genome shotgun sequence and encodes:
- the LOC117923169 gene encoding uncharacterized protein LOC117923169, coding for MFRCKTASFRIPSTLSPDACFLLPALVKICILDMLLVLMLPSSPSSNGCIPLYKIELTFSLYSILLLRRHRKRTFLSWSIILELFMADEKIILWSYDSQSLISNFLLLSWSLALWHLLVYRNLCNLLTRVYQHLDLTASLWPVQAGGVGAGGWWSNIEENITE